In one Pseudomonas fitomaticsae genomic region, the following are encoded:
- a CDS encoding carboxymuconolactone decarboxylase family protein, with product MSPRLDYYSASPKAMKAMIALEALTSSLSIEPPLLHLIKIRASQLNGCAFCTDMHSVEARRAGETDRRLYAIAVWRDSGFFNLRERAALAWTEAVTLLADSRVPDDVYQQAREQFNETELVDLTMAVSTINSWNRLAVSFRQIPSD from the coding sequence ATGTCCCCGCGTCTGGATTACTACAGCGCATCACCCAAAGCCATGAAAGCGATGATTGCCCTGGAAGCGCTGACCAGCAGCCTGAGCATCGAACCGCCGCTGCTGCACCTGATCAAGATCCGCGCCTCGCAACTCAACGGCTGCGCGTTCTGCACCGACATGCATTCGGTGGAAGCGCGGCGGGCCGGGGAGACGGATCGGCGCTTGTACGCCATCGCGGTCTGGCGCGACAGCGGCTTCTTCAACCTGCGCGAGCGGGCCGCACTGGCCTGGACCGAAGCCGTCACGCTGCTGGCGGACAGCCGGGTGCCTGACGATGTTTACCAGCAGGCGCGGGAACAGTTCAACGAGACGGAACTGGTGGACCTGACCATGGCCGTCAGCACCATCAACAGCTGGAATCGCTTGGCGGTGAGTTTCCGCCAGATTCCCAGCGACTGA
- a CDS encoding type II secretion system protein N, which produces MRYTARFSPPQIIQAAALLAALVGIATWSSLLLTTAESHTPAATPQLLAARSDNPALQWFSNRTAPVEIKVSGVMAGSRGAVAILSLNDGPPRSFLQGERVSPGVKLVAVEGDGVVIEQGGERVRLGVERLGEGVEMPRLVRP; this is translated from the coding sequence ATGAGATACACCGCACGCTTTTCACCCCCCCAAATCATCCAGGCCGCCGCACTGCTGGCCGCCCTGGTCGGCATCGCCACCTGGTCATCCCTGCTTCTGACCACCGCCGAATCCCACACCCCGGCCGCCACCCCGCAATTGCTCGCTGCGCGCAGTGACAATCCCGCGTTGCAGTGGTTTTCCAATCGCACGGCGCCGGTGGAGATCAAGGTCAGCGGCGTGATGGCGGGGAGTCGCGGGGCGGTGGCGATTTTGAGTTTGAACGACGGGCCGCCGAGGAGTTTTTTGCAGGGGGAACGGGTGAGTCCTGGGGTGAAGTTGGTGGCGGTGGAGGGGGATGGGGTGGTGATTGAGCAGGGTGGGGAGAGGGTGCGGTTGGGGGTGGAGAGGTTGGGGGAGGGGGTGGAGATGCCTAGGTTGGTTAGGCCGTGA
- a CDS encoding STN domain-containing protein: MRQLCLGLLLGLFLSRAGADPMPASMRMTLHIPAQELARALDQFSRATGMAVLVDSQLSRGRRSLAVDGEFTAAEALRRMLGGSGLMAKYSRDDAFTLQVAQVEEVPMPAEKPTPASAAVNRSYATAVQAAIERNLCRSPLTRPGSFRAVLQLWIGRDGVVQHNRLVTTTGDVRRDAALVESFHTLKIDRPTPGALRQPVTLLLLPESSGKRMECTQWEGVSGG; encoded by the coding sequence ATGCGCCAGCTCTGTCTGGGGCTGCTGCTTGGCTTGTTTCTGAGCCGCGCCGGCGCCGACCCGATGCCGGCATCGATGCGCATGACGCTGCACATCCCGGCCCAGGAACTGGCCCGTGCCCTCGATCAGTTCAGCCGCGCCACCGGCATGGCGGTGCTGGTCGACAGCCAGTTGAGCCGTGGTCGACGTTCGTTGGCGGTGGATGGCGAATTCACCGCTGCCGAAGCGTTGCGCCGGATGCTCGGCGGCAGCGGGTTGATGGCCAAGTACAGCCGCGACGACGCGTTCACCTTGCAGGTTGCGCAAGTCGAGGAAGTGCCAATGCCGGCGGAGAAACCGACCCCCGCCAGTGCAGCGGTCAACCGCAGTTACGCCACAGCGGTGCAGGCCGCGATTGAACGCAACCTGTGCCGCTCGCCGCTGACCCGCCCCGGCAGTTTTCGCGCGGTGTTGCAGCTGTGGATCGGCCGCGACGGCGTGGTGCAGCACAACCGGTTGGTCACCACCACCGGCGATGTTCGGCGCGATGCAGCGCTGGTAGAGAGTTTTCACACGCTCAAGATCGACCGGCCCACACCCGGCGCATTGCGCCAGCCAGTCACGTTGCTGTTGTTACCCGAATCGTCAGGAAAGCGCATGGAATGCACACAATGGGAAGGAGTTTCCGGGGGATGA
- a CDS encoding phospholipase D family protein codes for MKLKVLTEKKATTALKQLIETCSSYSVTVAWAGANEVVNDMLGAKSKLWKMVIGTHMYQTDPAVLRLFSECQGARCLPPSGRLFHPKLYYFEMPDGYAAVVGSHNLTGGAFGGKNIELSTLLQGTAKDNIFEELRCFINSSWDSAEDIHEGNFLFSYEAQYRANKDKLRELNKFHRLKKPRSGIKVSTFDLTWASFVHGVKSDGHHNLDGRLAVLERAASLFFDRGSFEAMLRPERKAIAGTFGVNELGFEDLDWAWFGGMSGQGDFKNLVNESPRMLSKALDRIPSDGKVSEDDFEAFSKCFNSAFRNKTHRGGIATASRLLVMKRPDFFVGVNDANKRGICGAFGAAHTTLTLDNYWERIMAPIQNSPWWLAPRPRSGLAARIWDNRAALLDSIYYEPN; via the coding sequence ATGAAATTAAAGGTTCTTACGGAAAAGAAAGCTACTACTGCACTTAAACAGCTGATTGAAACCTGCAGTAGCTATTCCGTCACCGTCGCGTGGGCTGGAGCGAACGAAGTTGTCAATGATATGCTTGGCGCAAAAAGTAAACTGTGGAAAATGGTAATAGGAACGCATATGTACCAGACGGACCCTGCGGTACTGCGCCTCTTTAGTGAGTGTCAAGGTGCTCGATGCCTTCCCCCAAGTGGACGTCTTTTTCATCCTAAGCTCTATTATTTTGAGATGCCTGATGGTTACGCGGCAGTTGTCGGAAGCCATAACCTGACTGGAGGAGCATTCGGGGGAAAGAACATTGAATTGAGCACGCTGCTTCAGGGAACTGCAAAGGACAATATCTTTGAAGAGCTTAGGTGTTTTATCAATTCAAGCTGGGATTCTGCTGAAGATATTCATGAAGGTAATTTCCTGTTTTCTTACGAAGCTCAATATCGTGCAAACAAAGATAAGCTTAGAGAGCTAAATAAATTTCATCGTCTTAAAAAGCCAAGAAGTGGTATTAAGGTCTCAACTTTTGATTTGACTTGGGCAAGTTTTGTACATGGGGTTAAGAGCGACGGTCATCATAATTTAGACGGGCGGCTTGCCGTCTTGGAGCGCGCGGCTTCTTTGTTTTTTGATCGTGGCTCCTTTGAAGCAATGCTCCGACCTGAACGTAAAGCAATCGCAGGGACTTTTGGAGTTAACGAACTTGGATTCGAGGATCTTGATTGGGCTTGGTTTGGAGGAATGTCTGGTCAAGGTGACTTCAAAAATCTAGTTAACGAGTCTCCTCGCATGCTCTCCAAAGCACTGGACAGAATTCCATCTGATGGGAAAGTTTCTGAGGATGATTTTGAAGCCTTCAGTAAATGTTTTAATAGTGCCTTTCGCAATAAAACTCATAGAGGAGGTATAGCTACGGCCTCTCGACTTTTAGTCATGAAACGTCCGGATTTTTTCGTCGGCGTTAACGATGCGAATAAACGCGGTATATGTGGCGCTTTTGGTGCAGCCCACACGACGCTTACTTTAGACAATTATTGGGAACGTATCATGGCCCCAATTCAGAATAGCCCTTGGTGGCTTGCACCTAGACCTCGTTCAGGCCTCGCTGCACGAATTTGGGATAATCGAGCGGCGCTACTCGACAGTATTTATTACGAACCAAACTAG
- a CDS encoding FRG domain-containing protein, which produces MRQIESNVTELVKNKIGNRRVAEADAVKINNYRELVEEIAKLSYLNKDYLLFFRGQNYDYRNKAGSSTFYPSIYRGDYLSKKEVRHRFDILQGASRLLVDAFESRKLPGTQELKRKKYIQWSILQHYEVCGTPLIDFTHSIRVACSFALNSCVEKSAFVFVFGLPYITNRVSHNSEHDLVNIRLLSICPPSALRPYFQDGYLVGTEDVLDEYESKQELDFNNRLLAKYEIPNSSDFWGKQFPPIPQEALYPENDQVLDICKDLKFEADRELQSGDVGDFLKAWSEVESLIVGKTVGSRKRFTPQAAIRAMCKEGLIPKSLEGDFHNVRRFRNELVHAPNSMSASKFSLYMKRVRELKAILSKVLVV; this is translated from the coding sequence ATGAGGCAGATTGAATCAAATGTTACGGAGTTGGTAAAAAATAAAATTGGAAATAGGCGTGTAGCCGAAGCGGACGCGGTCAAGATCAATAATTATCGAGAGTTGGTAGAGGAAATAGCAAAACTTTCATACCTCAATAAAGACTATCTTCTTTTCTTTCGTGGTCAAAACTATGATTACAGAAATAAGGCGGGATCTTCTACATTCTATCCATCAATTTACAGAGGTGACTACTTGTCCAAAAAGGAGGTCAGGCATCGATTTGATATTTTACAAGGTGCAAGCCGCTTACTTGTTGATGCGTTCGAGAGCAGGAAATTGCCCGGAACCCAGGAGCTGAAAAGAAAAAAATATATTCAATGGAGCATTCTTCAGCATTACGAAGTCTGTGGAACACCACTGATTGACTTTACCCACTCCATAAGGGTTGCCTGCTCATTTGCCCTGAATTCATGTGTCGAGAAATCTGCTTTTGTATTTGTATTTGGGCTTCCTTATATAACTAATAGAGTGTCTCATAACTCGGAACATGACTTGGTTAATATAAGGCTGTTAAGTATTTGTCCGCCCAGTGCACTTCGTCCATATTTCCAAGATGGTTATCTTGTCGGTACGGAAGACGTTTTGGATGAGTATGAAAGCAAGCAAGAGTTGGACTTCAATAATCGATTGCTTGCAAAGTACGAGATACCTAATAGCTCTGATTTTTGGGGGAAGCAGTTTCCTCCAATTCCTCAAGAGGCGCTATATCCAGAAAATGATCAAGTATTAGATATATGCAAAGATCTAAAATTTGAAGCAGATAGAGAACTCCAGTCAGGAGATGTCGGTGACTTTTTGAAGGCTTGGTCGGAGGTAGAAAGTCTTATAGTAGGGAAAACTGTTGGGTCTAGAAAAAGATTCACCCCTCAAGCGGCAATTAGAGCCATGTGCAAGGAAGGCCTTATACCTAAATCCTTGGAAGGGGATTTTCACAACGTGCGAAGATTTCGAAATGAGCTAGTTCACGCTCCTAATAGTATGAGTGCTAGTAAGTTTTCACTTTATATGAAGAGGGTGCGAGAGCTTAAAGCGATTCTTTCTAAAGTGTTGGTGGTGTGA
- a CDS encoding RNA polymerase sigma factor, producing the protein MKDAGQSSMVQLFLTSYEDFRVRLRRRLGSEDLANDVLHETYLRVDRMEAPPNLLRPNAYLYRMALNIAADRRQADARLLTGSEVEELLQVGDEALDPMRVVGGQKEIQSLLSALYELPARRRRIFIAARLEEAPHLEISQRFGISTRMVEKEIKAALGHCAAKLERKVFQRFGRGAGKPSSE; encoded by the coding sequence ATGAAAGACGCCGGACAAAGTTCGATGGTCCAGCTGTTCCTGACGTCCTACGAGGACTTTCGGGTGCGCCTGCGACGCCGTCTCGGCTCGGAGGACCTGGCCAACGACGTGCTGCACGAAACCTACCTGCGGGTCGACCGCATGGAAGCGCCGCCGAACCTGCTGCGGCCCAACGCCTACCTCTATCGCATGGCTCTGAATATCGCCGCCGACCGCCGCCAGGCCGATGCGCGGCTGCTCACCGGCAGCGAAGTCGAAGAACTGCTGCAAGTCGGCGACGAAGCGCTGGACCCGATGCGCGTGGTCGGCGGCCAAAAGGAAATCCAGTCCCTACTCAGCGCCCTCTACGAACTCCCGGCCCGACGCCGCCGGATCTTCATCGCCGCACGCCTGGAGGAAGCGCCGCACCTGGAAATCTCCCAGCGTTTCGGCATCTCCACGCGCATGGTCGAGAAGGAAATCAAGGCTGCCCTCGGACACTGCGCGGCCAAACTGGAAAGAAAAGTGTTTCAGCGGTTCGGTCGCGGGGCCGGAAAACCGTCTAGTGAATGA
- a CDS encoding FecR family protein has protein sequence MNIFRLTPAEPTPAERLQSEARDWLILLTSGRATVADARALRQWCAQSSEHARAFEECKALWHLLQPAAEAMQAPRRFGRRAFLGGAIAASAAFLLVRGTIPGGFSGLGADYITEVGQQRRVEPADGLSLELNTQTRINQRSLDEGVQGFELVSGEVEVQTARLPMAMQAGGGWLRASRARFNLRNLDQQVCVTCLDGAVDVEVEGRSLRLEPGQQLTYDAQQVGTVQSVDTAAVMNWRQQVLVFNGTSLSQMIDEINRYRPGMLLLLNRELGQRRVQARFSLDQLAGVGALIRDAYGVKCTELPGGVVVLS, from the coding sequence TTGAACATCTTCCGTCTGACACCTGCCGAGCCCACGCCTGCCGAGCGTCTGCAAAGCGAAGCCCGCGACTGGCTGATCCTGCTGACCTCCGGCCGCGCCACGGTCGCCGACGCCCGAGCGCTGCGCCAGTGGTGTGCGCAAAGCTCCGAACACGCCCGCGCCTTCGAAGAGTGCAAGGCCTTGTGGCACCTGCTGCAACCGGCGGCGGAAGCGATGCAGGCGCCACGCCGGTTTGGACGCCGGGCCTTTCTCGGCGGTGCGATTGCCGCATCGGCGGCGTTCCTGCTGGTTCGCGGCACGATACCGGGCGGGTTCTCCGGGCTCGGCGCGGATTACATCACCGAAGTCGGCCAGCAACGCCGGGTCGAACCGGCCGATGGTTTGAGCCTGGAACTGAACACCCAGACCCGCATCAACCAGCGTTCGTTGGACGAGGGTGTGCAGGGTTTTGAACTGGTCAGTGGCGAAGTCGAAGTGCAGACCGCGCGTCTGCCGATGGCGATGCAGGCCGGTGGCGGTTGGTTGCGGGCGAGCAGGGCGAGGTTCAACCTGCGCAACCTCGATCAGCAGGTGTGCGTGACGTGCCTCGATGGTGCGGTAGATGTGGAAGTTGAAGGTCGCAGCCTGCGACTGGAGCCGGGTCAGCAATTGACCTATGACGCGCAACAGGTCGGCACTGTGCAAAGCGTCGATACGGCGGCGGTGATGAACTGGCGTCAGCAGGTACTGGTGTTCAACGGCACGAGCCTCAGCCAGATGATCGACGAGATCAACCGCTACCGCCCGGGGATGTTGCTGTTGCTTAACCGCGAACTCGGCCAACGCCGCGTACAAGCACGTTTCTCCCTCGACCAACTTGCCGGCGTCGGCGCGCTGATCCGCGATGCCTACGGCGTCAAATGCACCGAGTTGCCGGGCGGCGTAGTCGTTCTCAGCTGA
- the gspH gene encoding type II secretion system minor pseudopilin GspH — MNRCRQQGFTLIELMVVLVIIGIASAAISLSIKPDPLQLLRKDAERVAQLLQIAQAEARADGRPIAWLSDGKGFRFSRRSDSGKGFDHFDRDPQLRPRPWQSPKLEVRVEPKQKVVLNAEWINPPLQLTLSDGLNRLSVLRDASGRISVQ; from the coding sequence ATGAACCGGTGCAGGCAGCAGGGTTTTACGCTGATCGAGTTGATGGTGGTGCTGGTGATCATCGGTATCGCCAGTGCGGCGATCAGTCTGAGTATCAAGCCCGATCCGTTGCAGTTGCTGCGCAAGGACGCCGAGCGCGTGGCGCAGTTGCTGCAGATTGCCCAGGCTGAAGCCCGCGCGGATGGGCGGCCGATTGCGTGGTTGAGCGATGGCAAGGGATTTCGGTTCAGTCGGCGCAGTGACAGTGGCAAGGGTTTTGATCATTTCGATCGGGACCCGCAGTTGCGGCCGCGTCCCTGGCAGAGTCCGAAGCTGGAGGTGCGGGTGGAGCCGAAGCAGAAGGTGGTGCTGAACGCGGAGTGGATCAATCCGCCGCTGCAGTTGACGCTGTCTGACGGGCTCAATCGGTTGAGTGTGCTGCGCGATGCCTCGGGCCGGATTAGCGTGCAATGA
- a CDS encoding prepilin-type N-terminal cleavage/methylation domain-containing protein: MNRCRQQGFTLIEVMVAILLMAVVSLIAWKGLDSVTRADSHLQASGEQSDSLLRALNQMQRDVEMRAGIELTEPKKVGTEDEPATAPPAVTVRSSDSKGFRLDIIRSAADQPGALQRVRWWLKGDTLYRAVAPARSRYPLPAPTAGVAVLGEVSDLQVRVWEADKGWRQLSGNRREDPLGLEVRLTRETPQGPEKYRQVMGPLQ, encoded by the coding sequence ATGAACCGGTGCAGACAACAAGGTTTTACGCTGATCGAGGTGATGGTCGCGATTCTGTTGATGGCGGTGGTCAGTCTGATTGCCTGGAAGGGGCTGGACAGTGTCACCCGCGCCGACAGCCATTTGCAGGCCAGTGGTGAGCAGAGCGACAGCCTGTTGCGGGCGTTGAATCAGATGCAGCGGGATGTGGAAATGCGCGCCGGGATCGAGCTGACGGAACCGAAGAAGGTCGGCACCGAGGATGAACCGGCGACAGCGCCGCCTGCCGTTACGGTGCGCAGCAGTGACAGCAAGGGGTTTCGGCTGGACATCATTCGGAGCGCGGCGGATCAGCCGGGGGCTTTGCAGCGGGTGCGCTGGTGGCTCAAGGGGGACACGTTGTATCGCGCGGTGGCGCCGGCGCGCAGTCGGTATCCGTTGCCGGCGCCGACGGCTGGGGTGGCGGTTTTGGGTGAGGTGAGTGATTTGCAGGTGCGGGTTTGGGAGGCGGACAAGGGGTGGCGGCAGTTGAGCGGGAATCGGCGGGAGGATCCGTTGGGGTTGGAGGTGCGGTTGACTCGGGAGACACCGCAAGGGCCGGAGAAGTACCGGCAAGTGATGGGACCCTTGCAGTGA
- a CDS encoding RHS repeat domain-containing protein encodes MNMVANAHFHTPTVEVFDPRGLVIRNIGFYRCDPDEMVQSRISRQVFDQSARLIANWDPRLWALVEQGHDVLPNDRVTFTLNSLPILTRSVDEGQRLTLVGDAAQALDVWDSRGSQFHRVYDDQLRVLELHERTLNEPFGCIERLRYAGNEIEPAYNLRGRLLRHDDAGGSRSWEGYDLHSQPLREVQRFLKTMNVPDWPENEPEREALLESSSYKTKWVRNAEGKTINFVDAKGNDVSRVFNICGQATEVWLTLAGTSKPHCLASSMVYNAQGNVVSQTSGKGILISTEFDPLTGYLRQSQVRKSSGQLLQDLRYSYDAVGNVVKKEDRAQSVQYFKNQIIEPIAIYKYDTLYRLISASGKESILATGGADLPELAPIGDASRQRNYLDTFVYDAANNLLELHHQAGEGSYKKKMKVAERTNRSLYWQEGEDDSDPDSGFDLNGNQKNLLKGQELDWDSRNQLVRASQVVRAEGVNDEEFYQYDSSSSRLRKLSVKKAKSLVSTSVVSYLPGLEIRENLVAGEQLQVVCVELEGGTVQILHWDSGPPEGLLNDSFRFGFSDQLGSVLLELSEDARLISQEEYHSFGTTAWWASGSAVEAKYKTIRYSGKQRDSTGLYYYRYRYYAPWLFRWLSADPAPTAEEVNRYCMVGNNPVSYIDSHGLNRLKTSEMDQIVPADERLHVARGMINEISQYEPAVTSLLDQVSAELGATLYGREYRLKTAESLAQKLSVAPPNQMNDVLRYTIGFPYGEKGDISEQEQQDFLQGVVRSFYVLGSSGYKPALIRNTFSSGQAYKGINANFLLPDGKTKFEIQVHTSQSYKIKSEGHVRYEAIRSLDRELASGAVSKDRREAIEAELSSRRIAHTEASAAISTPVGIQEWVPSTPEMKGFKWQTHRLTSEQRRFYSERVKTNMRILTRTSQNNSTIVRRNSM; translated from the coding sequence ATGAATATGGTAGCCAATGCGCATTTTCACACGCCGACAGTTGAGGTTTTTGACCCGCGTGGTTTAGTCATTCGTAATATTGGCTTTTATCGGTGTGATCCAGATGAAATGGTACAAAGCCGAATCAGTCGACAAGTCTTCGATCAGTCTGCCCGATTGATTGCGAACTGGGATCCTCGCTTGTGGGCGCTGGTCGAGCAAGGTCACGATGTTTTACCCAATGATCGCGTGACGTTTACTCTTAACAGTCTGCCCATCCTTACGCGAAGTGTGGATGAGGGGCAACGATTGACTCTTGTGGGGGACGCGGCGCAAGCACTGGATGTTTGGGATTCACGTGGGAGCCAGTTTCATCGTGTCTACGATGACCAGTTACGTGTGTTGGAATTGCACGAACGAACACTGAATGAGCCTTTTGGATGTATAGAACGTTTGCGGTATGCGGGCAATGAAATAGAGCCCGCATACAATTTGCGCGGACGGCTTCTACGCCACGACGATGCAGGAGGTAGTCGAAGTTGGGAAGGCTACGATCTGCATTCGCAGCCGCTTAGAGAGGTACAGCGATTTCTCAAGACAATGAATGTTCCGGATTGGCCTGAAAATGAACCGGAGCGTGAAGCGTTGCTGGAGTCGTCGAGCTACAAAACGAAGTGGGTGCGAAATGCAGAAGGTAAAACAATTAATTTTGTTGACGCCAAGGGAAATGATGTTTCACGAGTTTTTAACATATGTGGCCAGGCCACTGAGGTCTGGCTTACCTTGGCAGGAACTTCGAAGCCCCATTGTCTAGCTTCTTCGATGGTTTACAACGCACAAGGTAATGTTGTTTCCCAAACATCCGGAAAGGGAATTCTTATCAGCACAGAATTCGACCCTCTCACTGGATATCTACGACAAAGTCAAGTGCGAAAATCGAGCGGCCAATTGCTTCAGGATTTGAGATACAGCTATGACGCAGTTGGCAATGTGGTTAAAAAAGAAGATCGGGCGCAATCGGTGCAATATTTCAAAAATCAGATAATCGAACCGATTGCGATCTATAAATACGATACGCTTTATCGACTCATATCCGCGTCAGGTAAAGAAAGTATCTTGGCGACAGGTGGGGCTGATTTGCCTGAGTTGGCCCCTATTGGTGATGCCAGTCGTCAGCGAAATTATCTGGATACATTTGTTTACGATGCGGCCAATAATCTTTTAGAACTGCATCATCAAGCCGGTGAGGGCAGTTATAAAAAGAAAATGAAAGTGGCTGAACGCACGAATCGGAGCCTTTATTGGCAAGAAGGCGAAGATGATTCAGATCCAGATTCGGGATTTGATCTTAACGGTAACCAGAAAAACTTACTCAAAGGCCAAGAATTGGACTGGGATTCGCGTAATCAACTGGTTCGTGCCAGTCAGGTTGTTCGTGCGGAGGGCGTAAATGATGAAGAGTTTTATCAGTATGATAGTTCAAGCAGTCGTTTGCGAAAGTTGAGCGTGAAGAAAGCCAAGTCATTAGTTAGTACATCGGTCGTGAGCTATTTGCCTGGTCTTGAGATTAGGGAAAATCTTGTTGCGGGTGAGCAGCTTCAAGTTGTTTGTGTGGAGCTCGAAGGTGGTACGGTTCAGATATTGCATTGGGACTCGGGGCCACCAGAAGGGTTGCTCAACGACAGTTTCCGATTTGGTTTTTCCGATCAACTGGGTAGTGTTTTGCTTGAATTGAGCGAAGATGCAAGATTGATTAGTCAAGAAGAATATCATTCTTTCGGAACTACGGCCTGGTGGGCCTCTGGATCAGCGGTCGAGGCCAAGTACAAAACGATTCGCTATTCAGGTAAACAACGCGATTCGACAGGGCTTTATTATTATCGCTATCGGTATTATGCACCCTGGCTTTTTCGGTGGCTCAGTGCGGATCCTGCTCCAACGGCTGAAGAAGTAAATCGCTACTGCATGGTGGGGAATAACCCGGTCTCATATATTGATTCGCACGGCCTCAATAGATTAAAAACATCGGAAATGGATCAGATAGTCCCTGCGGATGAACGGCTGCACGTGGCTCGGGGCATGATAAATGAGATCAGCCAATATGAGCCCGCTGTGACTTCTTTACTGGATCAGGTTTCTGCTGAGCTAGGGGCCACGTTATATGGGCGAGAGTATCGTTTGAAAACTGCTGAGTCACTGGCGCAAAAATTAAGCGTCGCTCCACCCAATCAGATGAATGACGTATTGCGTTATACGATAGGATTTCCATATGGCGAGAAAGGAGATATAAGTGAGCAGGAACAGCAAGACTTTTTGCAAGGGGTTGTGAGGTCTTTTTATGTTCTGGGGAGTAGTGGTTATAAACCTGCGCTCATTCGAAATACTTTTTCTTCGGGGCAGGCATACAAAGGAATTAATGCAAACTTTTTGCTTCCGGATGGAAAGACTAAGTTTGAAATTCAGGTTCATACAAGTCAGAGTTATAAGATTAAAAGCGAAGGGCATGTTCGGTATGAAGCTATAAGGTCTTTAGATCGAGAGCTTGCAAGTGGTGCTGTAAGTAAAGATAGAAGGGAGGCCATCGAAGCGGAACTATCATCTCGACGTATTGCGCATACAGAGGCATCAGCTGCCATTTCCACACCTGTAGGAATTCAAGAATGGGTTCCGAGTACGCCAGAAATGAAAGGATTCAAATGGCAAACGCACCGGCTTACCAGCGAGCAGCGTAGATTTTACAGTGAACGGGTGAAAACCAATATGCGTATACTTACAAGGACTTCGCAGAATAATTCCACGATCGTCAGGCGTAATTCGATGTGA